The Streptomyces pactum genome contains a region encoding:
- a CDS encoding FtsW/RodA/SpoVE family cell cycle protein: MTKAGTGTGITVAQADTPAPVARLPRRRGIELALIVVAVLLSVFGYCNVGLAQHGTLPPGAAGYGAGLGVLALLAHLAVRLRAPWADPLLLPIGVLLNGLGLVLIYRLDLETPGDRAAPTQLVWSTLGVGLFIVVVLLLRDHRVLQRYAYVCVAAALVLLTVPIFFPAVNGARIWIRIEGFSIQPGEFAKVLLAVFFAAYLAANRSALAYAGRRVWRLQLPTGRVLGPILAVWLVSVGVLVLERDLGTSLLFFGLFVVLLYVATGRTGWIAVGLVLASLGAVAVGWLEPHVHSRVEDWLHPFASIEAGRGPNQLAQSLFAFAAGGVTGTGLGLGHSVLIGFAVKSDFILATAGEELGFLGLTAVFLLYALLVERGYRAGLAARDPFGRLLAVGLSSIVALQVFVIAGGVTGLIPLTGMAMPFLAQGGSSVVTNWAIVALLIRVSHAARSQAGRADGRVAP, encoded by the coding sequence CATCGAACTCGCGCTCATCGTCGTGGCCGTCCTGCTGTCGGTGTTCGGCTACTGCAACGTCGGCCTCGCCCAGCACGGCACCCTCCCGCCCGGCGCCGCCGGTTACGGCGCCGGGCTCGGCGTGCTCGCGCTCCTCGCCCATCTGGCGGTGCGGCTGCGCGCCCCCTGGGCCGACCCGCTGCTGCTGCCCATCGGGGTGCTGCTCAACGGCCTGGGCCTGGTGCTGATCTACCGGCTCGACCTGGAGACGCCGGGCGACCGGGCGGCCCCGACCCAACTGGTGTGGTCGACGCTGGGCGTCGGGCTGTTCATCGTGGTCGTGCTGCTCCTGCGCGACCACCGCGTGCTCCAGCGCTACGCCTACGTCTGCGTCGCCGCCGCGCTCGTCCTGCTCACCGTGCCGATCTTCTTCCCGGCCGTGAACGGCGCCCGCATCTGGATCCGGATCGAGGGCTTCTCCATCCAGCCCGGCGAGTTCGCCAAGGTCCTCCTGGCCGTGTTCTTCGCCGCCTACCTGGCCGCCAACCGCAGCGCGCTGGCGTACGCGGGCCGCCGTGTGTGGCGGCTGCAACTGCCCACCGGCCGCGTCCTCGGCCCGATCCTCGCCGTATGGCTGGTCAGCGTCGGCGTTCTGGTCCTGGAACGCGACCTCGGCACCTCGCTGCTCTTCTTCGGCCTCTTCGTGGTCCTTCTCTACGTCGCCACCGGCCGCACCGGCTGGATCGCCGTCGGTCTGGTGCTGGCCTCGCTGGGCGCGGTGGCCGTGGGCTGGCTGGAGCCGCACGTGCACAGCAGGGTGGAGGACTGGCTGCACCCCTTCGCGTCGATCGAGGCGGGCCGGGGGCCCAACCAACTGGCCCAGTCGCTGTTCGCCTTCGCGGCGGGCGGGGTGACCGGCACGGGCCTGGGCCTCGGGCACTCCGTCCTGATCGGGTTCGCCGTCAAGTCCGACTTCATCCTGGCGACCGCCGGGGAGGAGCTGGGCTTCCTCGGCCTGACCGCGGTCTTCCTGCTCTACGCGCTGCTGGTGGAGCGCGGCTACCGGGCGGGCCTCGCCGCCCGCGACCCCTTCGGCCGGCTGCTCGCGGTCGGCCTCTCCTCGATCGTGGCGCTCCAGGTGTTCGTCATCGCGGGCGGGGTGACCGGGCTGATCCCGCTGACCGGCATGGCGATGCCGTTCCTCGCCCAGGGCGGCTCCTCGGTCGTCACCAACTGGGCGATCGTGGCGCTGCTGATCCGGGTCAGCCACGCGGCCCGCAGCCAGGCCGGCCGAGCCGACGGACGGGTGGCACCGTGA
- a CDS encoding penicillin-binding transpeptidase domain-containing protein, translated as MTRNIRHAAVFCALLLVALLVNAARVQIVQAPQYDGNPANRRPDIARYQQPRGDILVGGEPVTGSRDTGEHLRFERTYQEGPLYAPITGFASQAYGTTLLEDAEDGLLSGADPMLAPLPLWNDVTGVHNPGGDVVTTINGAAQRAAFEGLGPHKGAVAAIEPSTGRILALVSTPSYDPQLLSGNSTAATRTWNRLNGDPDKPMLNRAVRRTYPPGSTFKVVTAAAALDAGVIRGLDTPTRSPDPYTLPGTRTRLTNEADGCRNASLREAFEWSCNTVFAKLGVDVGVRGMAATAEAFGFNDDGVRIPFAVSPSTFDTSVDRAQLGLSSIGQYNTRATPLQMAMVAAAVADGGRVRSPYLVERTLRAGGSVVATAGSRPTREAMRPSTAARLKELMTGVVEEGTGANAAIRGATVGGKTGTAQHGVGNSGTPYAWFVSWAQGDGDLEPKVAVAVVVEGSAADREGISGGGLAAPIARAVMAAVLES; from the coding sequence GTGACCCGGAACATCCGGCACGCCGCCGTCTTCTGCGCCCTGCTGCTGGTCGCCCTGCTGGTGAACGCGGCCCGGGTGCAGATCGTCCAGGCGCCTCAGTACGACGGCAACCCGGCCAACCGCCGCCCGGACATCGCCCGCTACCAGCAGCCGCGCGGCGACATCCTGGTCGGCGGCGAGCCGGTCACCGGCTCCCGGGACACCGGCGAGCATCTGCGTTTCGAACGGACGTACCAGGAGGGGCCGCTGTACGCGCCGATCACCGGCTTCGCCTCGCAGGCCTACGGGACGACCCTGCTGGAGGACGCCGAGGACGGCCTCCTGTCCGGCGCCGACCCGATGCTCGCGCCGCTCCCCCTGTGGAACGACGTCACCGGGGTCCACAATCCGGGCGGCGACGTGGTGACGACCATCAACGGGGCCGCGCAGCGGGCGGCGTTCGAGGGGCTCGGCCCGCACAAGGGGGCGGTGGCCGCGATCGAACCGTCGACCGGCCGGATCCTGGCACTGGTCTCCACGCCGTCGTACGACCCGCAGCTACTCTCCGGGAACAGCACCGCGGCCACCCGGACCTGGAACCGGCTGAACGGCGACCCGGACAAGCCGATGCTCAACCGGGCCGTGCGCCGGACCTATCCGCCGGGTTCCACCTTCAAGGTGGTCACCGCGGCGGCGGCACTGGACGCGGGCGTGATCCGGGGCCTCGACACGCCGACCCGCTCGCCCGACCCGTACACCCTCCCCGGCACCCGGACCCGGCTGACCAACGAGGCCGACGGCTGCCGGAACGCCTCGCTGCGGGAGGCGTTCGAGTGGTCCTGCAACACGGTGTTCGCCAAGCTCGGCGTGGACGTGGGCGTGCGCGGCATGGCGGCCACGGCCGAGGCCTTCGGCTTCAACGACGACGGTGTGCGGATCCCCTTCGCCGTCTCGCCGAGCACCTTCGACACCTCGGTGGACCGGGCGCAGCTCGGGCTGTCGTCGATCGGGCAGTACAACACGCGGGCCACTCCGCTCCAGATGGCGATGGTGGCGGCGGCGGTGGCCGACGGCGGCCGGGTGCGCTCGCCGTACCTGGTGGAGCGGACCCTGCGGGCGGGCGGCAGCGTGGTGGCGACGGCCGGGTCACGGCCCACCCGGGAGGCGATGCGCCCCTCGACGGCGGCACGGCTCAAGGAGCTGATGACCGGCGTGGTGGAGGAGGGCACCGGCGCGAACGCCGCGATCCGCGGCGCCACCGTCGGCGGCAAGACCGGCACCGCCCAGCACGGCGTCGGCAACTCGGGCACGCCGTACGCGTGGTTCGTCTCCTGGGCGCAGGGCGACGGCGACCTGGAACCGAAGGTCGCGGTCGCGGTGGTGGTCGAGGGCTCCGCGGCGGACCGCGAGGGCATCAGCGGGGGCGGGCTGGCGGCACCGATCGCGCGGGCGGTGATGGCGGCGGTGCTCGAGTCGTGA